The following coding sequences lie in one Synechococcus sp. PCC 7336 genomic window:
- a CDS encoding ferritin-like domain-containing protein — protein MTFQLESYSANPAATAAHPPDWSRWRSHFEQNRYRPFPEVETSVGVPLPWRAPLACALAKFQLGEAGEGRIAREIDRVCIDTIDRDYRVALKLFVAEEGRHGRILAELVQQLDGQLLDRSWIESGFVAVRRLVGIRLKLMVLLAAEVVGIAFYRLVAAPLEEGPARSALEEIVADEQHHLDFHCDFFRTQIQHWWGRAAFRVSWSLVVLLASMAAIAEFHRPLQQMEQSPLRLASHCLQLARQVSRAIDGNGEM, from the coding sequence GTGACCTTCCAGCTCGAATCCTACTCGGCCAATCCAGCGGCAACTGCAGCGCACCCCCCGGATTGGAGCCGGTGGCGATCGCATTTCGAACAGAATCGGTATCGTCCCTTCCCCGAGGTTGAAACAAGCGTCGGAGTGCCTCTCCCTTGGCGCGCACCATTGGCCTGCGCTCTGGCAAAATTTCAGCTAGGCGAAGCGGGGGAAGGACGCATCGCTCGCGAGATCGACCGGGTCTGTATTGACACCATCGACCGCGACTATCGGGTTGCCCTCAAGTTATTTGTGGCGGAAGAGGGGAGACACGGGCGCATTTTGGCGGAGTTGGTGCAGCAGTTAGACGGTCAACTGCTCGATCGCAGTTGGATCGAAAGCGGGTTTGTGGCGGTACGGCGACTGGTGGGAATTCGCTTGAAGTTGATGGTATTACTGGCCGCTGAAGTGGTGGGCATTGCCTTCTATCGGCTCGTGGCAGCGCCCCTAGAGGAGGGTCCCGCGCGCTCGGCGCTGGAGGAGATTGTGGCAGACGAACAACACCATCTGGATTTCCATTGCGACTTTTTCCGCACCCAAATACAGCATTGGTGGGGACGGGCGGCGTTTCGAGTCAGTTGGTCGCTGGTGGTTCTGCTGGCTTCGATGGCAGCGATCGCCGAATTTCATCGACCCCTGCAGCAAATGGAACAATCGCCTTTGAGGCTGGCCTCCCATTGCTTGCAGCTCGCGCGGCAGGTCTCTCGGGCGATTGACGGCAACGGGGAGATGTAA
- a CDS encoding aspartate aminotransferase, producing the protein MTDLFTPAQRLNKLPPYVFARLDELKARTRERGLDLIDLGMGNPDGPTPAAVVEAAQEAIADASNHGYPPFEGTSNFREAIANWYYRRYSVQLDPNGEALPLLGSKEGLTHLALAYVDPGDIVLVPSPAYPAHFRGPLIAGGNVYPMVMRPENDWLIDLSEIPPEVACKAKVLYFNYPNNPTSAIAPRSFFEEIVDFARTYNILLVHDLCYAELAFDGYEPTSLLEISGARELGVEFHTLSKTYNMAGWRVGFVVGNRQIIQSLRTLKTNLDYGIFAAIQTAAQTALNLPDSHLKTVQQRYSQRRDFLIAELAELGWDVPPSRATMYLWIPTPRTAEGQAEDSTDFALRVLETTGVVVTPGSAFGGGGEGYVRVSLIADCDRLGDAMQRWAKAGIRYSRSRAICE; encoded by the coding sequence ATGACCGATTTGTTTACTCCGGCTCAGCGTCTCAACAAGCTGCCCCCCTACGTGTTTGCCCGTCTCGACGAACTCAAAGCCCGCACCCGCGAGCGGGGGCTAGACCTGATTGACTTGGGCATGGGCAATCCCGATGGCCCCACCCCCGCTGCAGTGGTGGAGGCAGCCCAGGAGGCGATCGCCGATGCCAGCAACCACGGCTACCCCCCGTTTGAGGGCACGAGTAATTTCCGAGAGGCGATCGCCAATTGGTACTACCGTCGCTACAGCGTTCAACTGGACCCCAACGGCGAAGCTCTGCCCCTACTGGGCTCGAAGGAAGGGCTCACCCACTTGGCTTTGGCCTATGTCGATCCCGGCGACATCGTGCTGGTGCCCAGCCCAGCCTACCCAGCTCACTTTCGCGGTCCTTTGATTGCTGGCGGCAACGTCTACCCGATGGTAATGCGTCCCGAAAATGACTGGCTGATCGATCTGAGTGAAATTCCGCCCGAAGTGGCATGCAAAGCCAAAGTCCTCTATTTCAACTACCCCAACAACCCCACCTCTGCGATCGCCCCCCGCTCTTTCTTTGAAGAGATTGTTGACTTTGCCCGCACCTACAACATTCTGCTCGTTCACGATCTGTGTTACGCAGAACTGGCCTTCGATGGCTACGAGCCCACCAGCTTGTTAGAAATCTCTGGCGCGCGCGAGCTGGGTGTCGAGTTTCATACTCTGTCTAAGACCTATAACATGGCCGGTTGGCGGGTGGGATTTGTGGTGGGCAACCGCCAAATTATTCAAAGCTTGCGCACCCTCAAAACCAACCTGGACTACGGCATTTTTGCGGCCATCCAAACCGCTGCCCAAACCGCCCTCAATTTGCCGGATTCCCATCTCAAAACGGTGCAGCAGCGGTACAGCCAGCGACGGGATTTTCTGATTGCAGAATTGGCAGAATTGGGCTGGGATGTGCCGCCTTCGCGCGCCACAATGTATTTGTGGATTCCCACGCCTCGCACGGCTGAGGGTCAGGCTGAGGATTCCACGGATTTTGCGCTGCGGGTGTTGGAGACTACGGGTGTGGTGGTGACGCCGGGTAGTGCGTTTGGTGGCGGAGGCGAAGGTTACGTGCGCGTTAGTCTGATTGCCGATTGCGATCGCCTGGGGGATGCTATGCAGCGTTGGGCCAAGGCGGGCATTCGCTACTCGCGATCGCGAGCTATCTGTGAGTGA
- a CDS encoding iron-containing alcohol dehydrogenase: protein MVAPSPSASVLVPAPAAVYRGWDITIDRAADIARLAVRRSGTEPTIARIFSIGGQHSLDLVCPSLERGFEQCNIAVEHCWSDRGSDCSESELARLRSQASDFGATAIVGIGGGKAIDTAKLVAHQLQLPIATIPTAAATCAAWTALSNVYSNSGAFQYDVPLDRAPDLLLLDYAWIQTAPPSTLKAGIGDALAKWYEASVSSSSSEDALTIAAVQQARVLRDLLLQKSVEAIACPGSTAWVQVVDACVCLAGVMGGLGGAKCRTVAAHAVHNGLTHLVGHKRQLHGAKVAFGILVQLRLEEILQGRALAATARQQLISFYKQIGLPATLEALQVEALQEGDDRSTHLASVAQIACAPSSDIHHLPFAVTPEALVVAMTTTHLAVSACERPMLSTP, encoded by the coding sequence ATGGTCGCGCCTTCCCCATCGGCATCTGTGCTCGTGCCCGCCCCCGCCGCAGTCTATCGCGGTTGGGATATCACCATCGATCGCGCCGCTGACATTGCCCGACTGGCGGTACGGAGATCTGGAACAGAACCCACAATCGCTAGAATTTTCTCGATTGGCGGCCAACACAGTCTCGACCTCGTGTGCCCCTCTCTCGAACGGGGATTCGAGCAATGCAATATCGCAGTGGAACATTGCTGGAGCGATCGCGGCTCTGACTGCAGCGAGTCAGAGCTGGCCCGACTGCGATCGCAAGCCAGCGACTTTGGGGCAACGGCGATTGTGGGCATTGGCGGAGGCAAGGCGATCGACACCGCCAAGCTCGTCGCCCATCAACTACAGCTCCCCATCGCCACCATTCCCACCGCCGCCGCCACCTGTGCAGCCTGGACAGCCCTGTCAAACGTTTATTCCAATAGCGGCGCCTTTCAATACGATGTCCCCCTCGATCGCGCCCCCGATCTACTCCTGCTCGACTACGCCTGGATTCAGACCGCGCCGCCCTCTACCCTCAAAGCCGGTATCGGCGATGCCCTAGCCAAATGGTACGAAGCCTCAGTCAGCAGCAGCAGTTCTGAAGATGCCCTGACCATCGCCGCCGTTCAACAAGCGCGCGTCTTGCGGGATTTGCTCTTGCAAAAGTCAGTTGAGGCGATCGCCTGTCCCGGCAGTACTGCTTGGGTGCAAGTGGTGGATGCCTGCGTTTGTTTGGCTGGAGTGATGGGGGGCTTGGGGGGAGCGAAGTGCCGCACGGTGGCTGCCCATGCCGTTCACAACGGGCTGACCCATCTGGTGGGTCACAAGCGGCAATTACACGGAGCCAAAGTGGCCTTTGGCATTTTGGTGCAGTTGCGTCTCGAAGAAATTTTACAAGGGCGAGCCTTGGCAGCTACTGCTCGCCAGCAGCTCATCAGCTTCTACAAGCAAATCGGCCTGCCCGCCACGCTAGAAGCCCTGCAGGTGGAAGCGTTACAGGAGGGGGACGATCGCTCGACCCACTTGGCAAGCGTGGCCCAAATTGCCTGTGCCCCCAGCTCGGACATTCACCACCTTCCCTTCGCCGTTACGCCTGAAGCTCTCGTGGTGGCCATGACCACCACCCATCTTGCCGTGTCCGCCTGCGAGCGACCGATGTTGTCCACCCCCTAA
- the dnaG gene encoding DNA primase, translated as MHAPNLHPKTVEEVRQKADIVEVIAEKVVLRKQGKNYLGLCPFHQDRKPSFNVSPSKQIYKCFSCGEGGDVLRFVMKQEGLSFSDTVLQLGRRYGVNIQTQSPEKKREYEQFVSRQDKLFEILYLATDFYQHVLRSPQGEAARRYLDKRHISAETQQTFQIGFAPPGWQPLYEYLVNQKRLPVKLLEDVGLVTPRSNGRGYYDRFRHRIILPIFDARGRVIGFGGRAMGDEQPKYLNSPETELFDKSQVLYGLNFARDAISKQDRAVVVEGYFDVISLHQAGIETAVAALGTALGPQQVKQLLRYSESKQTILNFDADAAGVKAAERAIASLKDLARRGEIQLRILTIPAGKDADEFLQENSREAYEQLIRDAPLWVDWQIQQALADKKLSNPVHFQQASQEVVRILSDLTDTMMRSHYLHRSAELLSRGDGRLALRLEEELRRNVRTYRWRGKDKPVSERAGRLQTSEGQLLQIYLHFAEHRCTIRAEMAERELQFNLAHHRILWQKILELIVHQAAIEQQEERLLNSLRASCAHDEQLNQRLSHLLWLDENTRVALMRPKMVVRAAIANMELEICQKRYRYWTQLWDKAYTDGDTDLARMYQGQIQAEHQKIQTLQKAAQLTFEELVQTPLLDGQL; from the coding sequence ATGCACGCTCCGAACCTGCACCCGAAAACGGTTGAAGAGGTGCGGCAAAAGGCCGACATTGTCGAGGTCATTGCCGAAAAGGTCGTGCTGCGCAAGCAGGGCAAAAATTATCTGGGGCTCTGCCCCTTCCATCAGGATCGCAAGCCCAGCTTTAACGTCAGCCCCAGCAAGCAAATCTATAAGTGCTTCTCCTGCGGCGAAGGGGGAGATGTCCTGCGCTTTGTCATGAAGCAAGAGGGTCTCTCCTTTAGCGATACAGTGCTGCAACTGGGTCGCCGTTACGGAGTGAACATTCAGACCCAGTCCCCCGAGAAAAAACGCGAGTACGAACAGTTTGTTTCCCGACAAGACAAGCTGTTCGAGATTTTGTATCTTGCCACAGATTTTTACCAGCACGTCCTGCGATCGCCGCAGGGGGAGGCCGCCCGCCGCTACCTCGACAAGCGCCATATTTCGGCAGAGACTCAACAGACCTTCCAAATTGGCTTTGCCCCTCCGGGCTGGCAACCCCTCTACGAGTATTTAGTCAACCAAAAGCGGTTGCCGGTCAAGCTGCTGGAGGATGTGGGCTTGGTAACGCCGCGATCGAACGGTCGGGGCTATTACGATCGCTTCCGCCATCGAATTATCCTGCCAATCTTCGATGCTCGCGGTCGAGTGATTGGCTTTGGCGGTCGCGCCATGGGGGACGAACAACCCAAATACCTCAATTCGCCCGAGACTGAACTGTTTGACAAGAGCCAAGTGCTCTACGGCCTCAACTTTGCCCGCGATGCGATTTCCAAGCAAGATCGAGCGGTGGTGGTGGAGGGCTATTTCGATGTCATTTCCCTCCATCAAGCGGGGATCGAGACGGCGGTGGCGGCCTTGGGGACGGCCTTGGGACCGCAGCAGGTAAAGCAACTCCTGCGCTACAGCGAATCGAAGCAGACGATTCTCAATTTCGACGCGGATGCAGCAGGGGTGAAGGCTGCCGAACGGGCGATCGCCTCCCTCAAAGATCTGGCTCGACGGGGGGAAATTCAGTTGCGGATCTTGACGATCCCGGCTGGCAAAGATGCAGACGAGTTTCTGCAGGAAAACAGCCGCGAGGCTTACGAGCAATTGATTCGGGACGCCCCCCTGTGGGTGGACTGGCAAATTCAGCAAGCACTCGCCGATAAGAAACTGTCCAATCCCGTCCACTTCCAGCAGGCCAGTCAGGAGGTGGTGCGCATTCTGTCAGACTTGACCGATACCATGATGCGATCGCATTACCTGCATCGGTCGGCAGAGCTGCTCAGCCGGGGCGACGGACGCTTGGCGCTGCGGCTGGAAGAAGAGTTGCGTCGCAACGTGCGCACCTATCGCTGGCGGGGCAAAGATAAACCGGTTTCAGAGCGAGCGGGCCGGTTGCAGACTTCGGAGGGGCAACTGCTGCAGATCTATCTCCACTTTGCCGAGCACCGCTGCACCATCCGCGCCGAGATGGCCGAGCGGGAGTTGCAGTTTAATTTGGCCCACCACCGCATTCTCTGGCAGAAGATTCTAGAGTTAATCGTTCACCAAGCGGCAATCGAGCAGCAGGAAGAAAGGTTGCTCAATTCGTTGCGGGCCAGTTGTGCCCACGACGAGCAATTGAATCAGCGGCTCAGCCACCTACTCTGGCTGGACGAGAATACCCGCGTGGCTCTCATGCGCCCCAAAATGGTGGTGCGGGCGGCGATCGCCAATATGGAACTGGAAATTTGCCAAAAGCGCTATCGCTACTGGACGCAGTTGTGGGATAAGGCTTATACCGATGGCGATACCGACCTCGCCCGCATGTACCAAGGTCAAATTCAAGCGGAACACCAAAAGATTCAGACTCTGCAGAAAGCTGCTCAGCTCACCTTTGAAGAACTGGTGCAAACGCCGCTGCTGGACGGCCAGCTCTAG
- a CDS encoding PAS domain S-box protein: MFLPQLELKSAIVREPLAVSPDTTVMEAIAQMNGVRALHSTTKTAADRLDGLHREARSSCVLVVEDGQAIGILTERDVVHLIAQQQPLDRSIVRQVMSHPAVSLRESAFNDLFLAISLFQQHHIRHLPILDEADRPIGLVARESLRPVLRSLDLLRLRQVVEVIDREVICAAPDSSMLTIARQMAESRVSFVAIVEPGGSPTDPQQIPVGILTERDLVQFLALGSSLESYTARSMMAAPIPTVEPEESLSTAQECMDRHCIHQLAVTGEQGKLLGIVTQTSLLQAISPLELYQFAEALAAKVKRLEAEKGTRLQSRPLQLERPVEARTAALRAKAEREKLQLELDATLAAAAPVGIFRTDALGHCIYVNECWCQMAGLSPKAAAGEGWRQGLHPDDRDRVAAEWYRSARDNRPFQLEYRFQRPDGKVTWVYGQSVAERDADGDAIGYVGTITDISDRKQAEEALCESEAYLRDITTSVPGAIIRYVLHPDGSDRVSYMSSGCFELWEVSARVAEQNSQILWDAVHPEDVSGLRASIVESARALTPWIWEWRITTHLSQRQKWVRGVGRPKRLANGDVVWATAVSDISDRKQAEEALRESQQFIQTVLDTFPLCVFWKDREAVYLGCNQQLAKKLGLQSTTEIVGKTDFNLPLMAANAIAFRADDWRVMESGEAQLGIEETANLPNGQQRWLETNKIPLRDWAGNVVGLVGTFQDITHRKQAEDALRISEARFRAIYENAAIGIAIAFLRDYKLTLANPALQALLGYTAGELAQLDYTDITLAEDLPAEQRLLDECFRGDRDAFQLEKRFVCKDGRIVWGNLFTSIIRDAEGRFQFGISIIEDITERKRAMDLELSRNRALREAIFEESTDALFNVDASTWQVMDCNQRAVELFEASSKAETIGTQADHSHKYPLLPDEMAAMRAALDRDGVWSQEIKYVTFKGKPFWGRLSAKQIRVADTVMNLLQIADISDRKQVELDMRHNMEELQRLNAIKDDFLSTVSHELRTPLTSIDMASRMLRITLEQQQVIAASNTPETERVERYLNILQAQCKEEGDLIDDLLDLQQLNANAYALDLTEIRLQDWLAEVTYGLEERARQQQQTFEVEIAPDVPPFVTDASVLRRILSELLNNACKYTPAGEQIHLEVNQILSVASGIDTADSSPVADRQIQFRICNTGAEIAPEEQAQLFEPFYRAVKGDRWSKRGTGLGLNLVKKFVTRLNGTITVESGSNQTCFRVILPPLDRSSGTNHL, encoded by the coding sequence ATGTTTCTTCCACAATTAGAACTGAAGTCAGCCATCGTTCGGGAGCCCTTGGCGGTCTCGCCCGATACGACGGTGATGGAGGCGATCGCCCAAATGAACGGCGTGCGAGCGCTCCACAGCACCACCAAAACAGCGGCCGATCGACTGGATGGCCTCCACCGAGAGGCGCGGTCGAGTTGCGTGCTGGTGGTGGAAGATGGGCAGGCGATCGGCATTCTGACCGAGCGGGATGTGGTGCATCTGATTGCCCAGCAGCAGCCCCTCGATCGCTCGATCGTGCGGCAGGTCATGTCGCATCCCGCTGTCAGCCTGCGCGAGTCTGCCTTCAACGATTTATTTTTGGCAATTTCCCTGTTCCAACAGCACCACATTCGTCATTTACCCATTCTGGATGAAGCGGATCGCCCGATAGGATTGGTAGCTCGCGAAAGCCTGCGACCAGTCTTGCGATCGCTCGATCTGTTGCGGTTGCGTCAAGTGGTGGAGGTGATAGATCGCGAGGTGATTTGTGCAGCCCCAGACAGTTCGATGCTGACCATCGCTCGGCAGATGGCAGAAAGCAGGGTTAGTTTTGTGGCGATCGTGGAACCTGGCGGCAGCCCCACTGACCCCCAACAAATTCCAGTCGGCATTCTGACCGAACGGGATCTGGTGCAGTTTCTGGCATTAGGTTCGAGCTTAGAAAGTTACACGGCTCGATCGATGATGGCGGCGCCGATCCCTACAGTCGAGCCGGAAGAATCTCTCTCGACTGCGCAAGAGTGCATGGATCGACACTGCATCCATCAACTGGCGGTGACGGGAGAGCAAGGGAAGCTATTGGGCATCGTTACCCAGACCAGCTTGCTACAAGCCATCAGCCCTCTGGAGCTCTACCAGTTCGCGGAGGCGTTGGCGGCAAAGGTGAAGCGCCTAGAGGCCGAGAAGGGCACACGGCTGCAAAGTCGTCCCCTCCAGTTGGAACGACCGGTAGAAGCCCGAACTGCTGCTCTGCGGGCTAAAGCTGAGCGGGAAAAATTGCAGCTAGAACTAGATGCTACTCTGGCGGCGGCAGCACCAGTGGGCATTTTTCGCACCGACGCTTTGGGACACTGCATCTATGTCAACGAGTGCTGGTGCCAGATGGCCGGACTTAGCCCCAAAGCAGCGGCGGGGGAGGGATGGAGACAAGGGCTACACCCCGACGATCGCGACCGGGTTGCCGCCGAATGGTATCGATCGGCCCGAGACAATCGGCCCTTTCAGCTCGAATATCGCTTTCAACGTCCCGATGGCAAGGTGACCTGGGTATACGGACAGTCTGTCGCGGAACGGGATGCCGATGGGGATGCGATCGGTTATGTGGGCACCATTACCGATATTAGCGATCGCAAACAAGCCGAAGAAGCCCTGTGCGAAAGCGAAGCCTATCTGCGCGACATCACCACCAGCGTACCGGGAGCAATTATTCGCTACGTCTTGCATCCTGACGGCTCCGATCGAGTCAGCTACATGAGTTCGGGATGCTTTGAGCTCTGGGAAGTTAGCGCTCGCGTTGCCGAGCAAAATTCACAAATTCTTTGGGATGCAGTTCATCCCGAGGATGTGTCCGGTTTGCGGGCGTCGATAGTGGAATCAGCTCGGGCGCTGACCCCCTGGATCTGGGAATGGCGAATTACAACCCACTTGAGTCAGCGCCAGAAGTGGGTGCGGGGTGTCGGTAGGCCGAAACGACTGGCAAATGGCGATGTAGTTTGGGCAACGGCGGTCTCAGACATCAGCGATCGCAAACAAGCTGAGGAAGCTCTGCGAGAATCTCAGCAGTTTATTCAAACGGTGCTCGATACGTTCCCACTCTGCGTATTTTGGAAGGATCGCGAAGCTGTCTATTTAGGATGCAACCAGCAGCTTGCCAAAAAACTTGGCTTGCAGTCTACAACCGAGATTGTTGGTAAAACTGATTTTAATTTGCCATTGATGGCAGCTAATGCAATTGCTTTCCGTGCCGACGATTGGCGGGTGATGGAATCTGGCGAAGCCCAACTGGGGATCGAAGAAACGGCGAACTTGCCCAATGGCCAACAGAGATGGTTAGAAACCAACAAAATCCCCCTGCGAGACTGGGCAGGCAACGTTGTTGGCCTGGTAGGCACATTTCAAGATATCACCCACCGGAAGCAGGCAGAAGACGCTCTGCGCATCAGTGAAGCCCGCTTTCGGGCCATCTATGAGAATGCGGCAATTGGGATTGCGATCGCATTCCTGCGCGACTACAAACTCACCCTCGCCAACCCTGCCCTGCAAGCCCTCTTGGGATACACTGCTGGCGAACTGGCACAGCTCGATTACACCGACATTACCCTCGCTGAAGACCTGCCTGCAGAACAGCGCCTGCTCGATGAGTGCTTCAGGGGCGATCGCGATGCCTTTCAACTGGAAAAGCGTTTTGTCTGCAAAGACGGACGGATCGTGTGGGGCAATCTGTTCACCTCCATCATTCGCGATGCCGAAGGTCGTTTTCAGTTTGGTATTTCTATCATTGAAGACATTACCGAGCGCAAACGGGCGATGGATCTAGAACTCTCTCGCAACCGCGCTCTGCGAGAGGCGATCTTTGAAGAATCCACCGATGCCCTGTTCAATGTCGATGCCTCCACTTGGCAGGTGATGGATTGCAACCAGCGGGCGGTTGAACTGTTCGAAGCCAGCAGCAAAGCAGAGACGATCGGCACCCAGGCAGACCACTCGCACAAATACCCCTTGCTGCCGGATGAGATGGCCGCCATGCGCGCCGCCCTCGATCGGGACGGGGTCTGGAGCCAGGAAATCAAGTATGTCACCTTCAAGGGCAAGCCATTTTGGGGCAGGTTATCTGCCAAACAAATTCGCGTTGCCGATACGGTGATGAACCTGCTTCAGATCGCCGATATTAGCGATCGCAAGCAAGTCGAACTCGACATGCGCCACAACATGGAAGAATTACAGCGGCTGAACGCGATCAAGGATGATTTTTTGAGTACGGTCTCCCACGAACTGCGAACCCCCCTAACCAGCATCGACATGGCAAGCCGCATGTTACGCATCACTCTGGAACAGCAGCAAGTTATCGCGGCTAGCAACACTCCCGAGACCGAGCGGGTGGAGCGCTATCTCAATATTTTGCAAGCTCAGTGCAAAGAGGAGGGGGATCTGATCGATGACCTTTTAGACCTGCAACAGCTCAATGCAAATGCCTATGCCCTGGATTTAACTGAAATCAGACTGCAGGATTGGCTGGCTGAAGTCACCTATGGGCTGGAGGAACGGGCACGCCAGCAACAGCAAACCTTCGAGGTGGAGATTGCGCCCGATGTGCCGCCGTTCGTGACAGATGCTTCAGTGTTGCGCAGAATCCTATCCGAACTACTGAACAATGCCTGTAAATACACACCTGCTGGCGAGCAGATTCATCTCGAGGTCAACCAGATACTATCCGTCGCCTCCGGTATCGATACTGCTGACTCATCCCCCGTCGCAGACAGACAGATTCAGTTTCGGATTTGCAACACGGGGGCCGAGATCGCCCCTGAGGAGCAAGCCCAGTTGTTCGAACCCTTTTATCGGGCAGTGAAGGGCGATCGCTGGAGTAAGCGGGGCACTGGATTGGGGCTGAACCTGGTGAAAAAGTTCGTCACTCGGCTCAACGGCACCATCACCGTAGAAAGTGGTTCCAACCAGACCTGTTTTCGGGTCATCTTGCCTCCGCTCGATCGCTCCAGTGGAACCAATCACCTCTGA
- a CDS encoding ATP-binding protein, which yields MLASINVELVEHLEKRTLALEQIAEHWQLLGQPTLQNWKAEAEQLVEGFGEYQAIAWVAPVAVNTQPQQVREFMLREEVQTIFPGTDASTPDLLTSIPTALEQSSEEFIFRSFDRQEFFSDVTDRVLRNFFDQFSVAIYREDTELYQHGDQSLLKRWIAEELFEFEGLTWRIQVWPKAQYFAERHSILPEALLGLELLLAMMLAWIVHRDRAARHLNANLEKAVRDRTARLQQALNFESALKGITERVRDSLDEEHIILTVLQELTATLQANSCNIVFYDEAQTQIRAVYQYPEQSLSIVRPLKESISKPSQEFQPLPTSQSMQFCQLESPSRQQRSTILACPVFGERQILLGDIYLRCPLEKSFTQTEVRLAEQVASQCAIAIHQARCYRSAQQKVEWLEHINHLKDNFLNTVSHELRSPLTNLRVALYMMSNAPSEDKRQKYFQLALKQCEREVELVNDLLDLQRIETSHYEPESEVIDAGAFLHDIAEAAEIRAFEDGHEFLIDVSETLGSLQTDPKYLASVVRELLSNASKYTAPGGKIELRAKWMEEELEICVANTAEIPTEALPHLFEKFYRVPRMDRWNKGGTGLGLSLVKEMVEQLEGKIAVARQKDVTAFIVCLPQLNTSRNAAFSRKPLVRQSSDPNIFEAGELLALGCQTSG from the coding sequence GTGCTTGCCAGCATAAACGTCGAGCTAGTCGAGCACCTCGAGAAGAGAACCCTCGCTCTAGAACAGATCGCTGAACATTGGCAACTGCTCGGTCAACCTACACTGCAGAATTGGAAAGCTGAAGCAGAACAACTTGTTGAAGGCTTTGGAGAATACCAAGCCATTGCTTGGGTGGCTCCTGTTGCTGTTAACACGCAACCCCAACAAGTTCGAGAATTCATGCTTCGAGAAGAGGTGCAGACTATTTTCCCCGGGACCGATGCGAGTACACCTGATTTACTGACTTCCATCCCAACCGCCTTGGAACAGTCTTCTGAAGAGTTTATTTTCAGATCGTTCGATCGTCAGGAATTCTTCTCGGACGTAACCGATCGAGTATTGCGCAATTTCTTCGACCAATTTTCTGTGGCTATATATAGAGAAGATACCGAACTCTACCAACATGGAGACCAGTCGCTCCTAAAACGCTGGATCGCTGAGGAGCTTTTTGAATTTGAGGGACTCACGTGGCGCATCCAGGTGTGGCCAAAGGCGCAGTATTTTGCCGAACGCCATTCAATCTTACCTGAAGCCTTGCTGGGTCTCGAACTATTGCTGGCAATGATGCTGGCCTGGATCGTTCATCGAGATCGAGCCGCTCGGCACTTGAATGCAAACCTCGAAAAAGCAGTTCGAGACCGCACTGCTCGACTCCAGCAAGCCCTGAACTTTGAATCCGCCCTCAAAGGCATTACCGAGCGAGTACGAGACAGTTTGGACGAAGAACATATTATCCTTACAGTCCTGCAGGAATTGACGGCTACCCTCCAGGCAAACTCGTGCAATATTGTGTTTTACGATGAGGCCCAGACTCAAATTAGGGCTGTCTACCAATATCCCGAACAAAGTCTTTCTATTGTCCGCCCGCTCAAAGAAAGTATCTCCAAGCCCTCGCAGGAGTTTCAACCACTACCGACCAGCCAATCGATGCAATTTTGTCAGTTGGAGAGTCCCTCGCGCCAACAGCGCAGCACCATTCTTGCCTGTCCAGTGTTCGGTGAACGGCAGATTTTACTGGGGGATATCTATCTGCGCTGCCCGCTGGAGAAATCTTTTACTCAGACAGAAGTTCGTTTGGCGGAGCAGGTGGCCAGCCAATGTGCGATTGCGATTCATCAAGCCCGTTGCTATCGTTCTGCCCAACAGAAAGTAGAGTGGCTCGAGCATATCAATCATCTTAAAGACAACTTTCTCAACACAGTATCTCACGAGCTTCGCTCTCCTCTCACTAACCTTCGAGTGGCATTGTACATGATGTCGAATGCTCCTTCTGAAGATAAAAGACAGAAATATTTTCAACTGGCATTAAAGCAATGCGAGCGGGAAGTCGAGCTGGTCAATGACCTTCTCGACCTTCAACGGATCGAAACAAGCCATTACGAACCCGAGTCAGAAGTGATTGATGCAGGTGCTTTTTTGCACGATATAGCTGAGGCTGCTGAAATTAGGGCGTTTGAGGATGGCCACGAGTTTTTAATTGATGTATCGGAAACCTTGGGTTCTTTGCAAACTGACCCCAAGTATTTAGCAAGTGTCGTTAGAGAACTTCTCTCTAATGCCAGCAAATACACTGCTCCGGGCGGAAAGATTGAACTGCGAGCGAAGTGGATGGAAGAAGAGCTCGAGATCTGTGTGGCGAATACAGCAGAGATTCCAACTGAGGCTTTGCCCCATTTGTTTGAGAAGTTCTATCGCGTTCCTAGAATGGATCGCTGGAATAAGGGTGGGACTGGTTTGGGACTCTCTTTAGTAAAGGAGATGGTAGAACAACTAGAGGGTAAGATCGCGGTTGCACGCCAGAAAGATGTAACTGCTTTTATCGTTTGTTTGCCCCAGCTGAATACAAGTAGGAATGCGGCCTTTTCTCGCAAACCTTTAGTAAGACAGTCTAGCGACCCGAATATTTTTGAGGCTGGCGAGCTTTTGGCCTTAGGATGTCAAACCAGTGGTTAA